The DNA window CATGCCGTCGTGGTCCACCATCGCAGGCAACCAACTACAGCAGGGTGAAGAGAGTTCCGCGCGCGAACAGGGTGTCGCCGAACGAGGGCTCGCCCTCGCCGCGAAAGTCGGCATCACGAGCCAGCGAATCGGTGCCGTCCTCGAACGCGCCGGGTTGGACGCGTTCGTCGCGGAGCGCGTTCCCGAGGACTTCATCCGGGCGGCGACCGAACAGGTCGATTTCCCCAACTCCGTCGCCTACATGCGCGACCGAATCGAGTGCGGCGTTCGACTCAACGTCGAAGGCCGCGACCCGAACGGCGTCGTCTCGCCGGACCAGTACGAGTCGATTCGCGCGGAGATAATCGAAAAGCTCCGCGGCGTCAGGACCCCCGACGGCGACCCCGTGTTCGAGACGGTCGCCCCGCGCGAGGAGTTCTTCACCGGTCCGTACAGCGAGGACGCCGTGGACATCGCGTGCGTCCCCAACGAGTACGACCAGTTCCTCTCGGCCCAACTGCGCGGCCAGCAGTTCGGAAAGCCCCGCGAACCGTGGAACCACAAGCGAAACGGCATCTTCGCCGCGGCGGGCGAGGGCGTCGACCCCGACGCGAACCTCGCCGGGTCCCACCTCTTCGACGTGGCCCCGACGATTCTGGCGACCTTCGACATCCCGGCGAGCGACCGGATGGACGGTCGCGTCCTCCCCGTCGTCGAGTCGGCGGGCGAGCAGAGCTACCCCGCGTTCGACGCGGGCGAAACGGTCGAAACCGACGACGAGCGCGTGGAAACGCGACTCGCCGACCTCGGATATCTCGAATGAGTATTACCATCGAAAAGAACGGCATCAGGGTAGAACGGACGAACGACGTGGACCGCTGGAACGACCTCGTGGAGCGATCACCACAGGGGGCACTCTTCCATCGATTGGAGGCCCTCGAAGTGCAGGCCGACCACACGGGCGCGACCTTCCATCCGCTCGTGGGCTACAAGGGACAGGAACCGGTCGGCCTGTTTCCCGCCTTCACCATCTCGAAGGGCGGCGTGACAACGGCGTTTTCGCCGCCGCCGAACCTCTGGCTCCCGCACCTCGGTCCCGTCCTACTGAACATGGGGAAGCTGAAGCGACGAAAGGCCGAGCGACGACACCGCCGGTTCATCGACGGCTGTCTCGATTGGCTCGACCGCGAGTACGCGCCGAAGTACGTCCACGTTCGGACGGGCGGGACCTACGACGACGTTCGCCCCTTCGAGTGGAACGAGTTCGAAATCCAGCCGCGACACACCTACGAGGTGGACCTCACGCCCGGCGAAGAGGACGTACTGTCCAGTTTCAGCGGCGACGCCCGCAGCAACATCAGGACCGACGACGACCGGTACGAAATCCACGTCGGCGGGCCGGAAGCGATTCGTAAAATCATCGGACAGGTGAAAGCCCGCCACGACGAGCAGGACGAACCGTACCGCCTCTCCCCGCAGTTCGTCGTGGACCTCTACCGATTTCTGCCCGACGGCGCGGTCCGACCCTACGTCTGTGACGTGGACGGCGAGTTCGCG is part of the Haladaptatus paucihalophilus DX253 genome and encodes:
- a CDS encoding lipid II:glycine glycyltransferase FemX; its protein translation is MSITIEKNGIRVERTNDVDRWNDLVERSPQGALFHRLEALEVQADHTGATFHPLVGYKGQEPVGLFPAFTISKGGVTTAFSPPPNLWLPHLGPVLLNMGKLKRRKAERRHRRFIDGCLDWLDREYAPKYVHVRTGGTYDDVRPFEWNEFEIQPRHTYEVDLTPGEEDVLSSFSGDARSNIRTDDDRYEIHVGGPEAIRKIIGQVKARHDEQDEPYRLSPQFVVDLYRFLPDGAVRPYVCDVDGEFAGGMIALADDERVYRWQGGAKHDLDVPINDLVDWAIMRDAMDEGIPRYDLVGANERRLCGYKAKFNPELVRYHSLERGTRMMNLLTDVYKRFR